One Paucidesulfovibrio longus DSM 6739 genomic window carries:
- the qrcC gene encoding menaquinone reductase iron-sulfur cluster-binding subunit QrcC, translating into MQLKEFKIKWGMVVDIDKCTGCGACMVSCQVENNIAPMTAEDPHNNLQSMTTKRDDPSNKLRTLTWLNVYELNNGEAFPNRDTAYLPRPCMQCGHPACVPVCPVVATEKNEEGGIVSQIYPRCIGCRYCMAACPYHARYFNWWDPLWPDGMDKTLSPDTSVRPRGVVEKCNFCHTRYLKAKDRAREEGIDPMELPEGYYVPACVEVCPTGAITFGDLNNPEHKVHELSKNPNSFRLLEKLGLAPQVYYMSKREWVRKQGDNHAAGDHNSAVKQASQGHE; encoded by the coding sequence ATGCAATTAAAAGAATTCAAGATCAAATGGGGCATGGTTGTCGATATCGACAAGTGCACGGGCTGCGGCGCGTGCATGGTTTCGTGCCAGGTTGAGAACAACATCGCCCCCATGACCGCTGAGGATCCGCACAACAATCTGCAGTCGATGACCACCAAGCGCGACGACCCCTCCAACAAGCTCCGGACGCTGACCTGGCTCAACGTCTACGAGCTGAACAACGGAGAGGCGTTCCCGAATCGCGATACGGCGTACCTGCCCCGTCCCTGCATGCAGTGCGGCCATCCCGCCTGCGTGCCCGTGTGCCCGGTCGTGGCCACGGAGAAGAACGAGGAAGGCGGCATCGTCAGCCAGATCTACCCGCGCTGCATCGGCTGCCGGTACTGCATGGCGGCTTGCCCCTACCACGCCCGCTACTTCAACTGGTGGGATCCGTTGTGGCCCGACGGCATGGACAAGACCCTCTCTCCCGACACCTCTGTCCGGCCCCGCGGCGTGGTCGAGAAGTGCAACTTCTGCCACACCCGCTACCTCAAGGCCAAGGACCGCGCGCGCGAGGAAGGCATCGATCCCATGGAACTGCCGGAAGGCTACTATGTGCCCGCCTGCGTCGAGGTCTGCCCGACCGGAGCCATCACCTTCGGCGACCTGAACAACCCGGAGCACAAGGTCCACGAGTTGTCCAAGAACCCGAACAGCTTCCGTCTGCTCGAGAAGCTCGGCCTGGCTCCCCAGGTCTACTACATGAGCAAGCGCGAGTGGGTTCGCAAGCAGGGTGACAACCACGCTGCCGGCGATCACAATTCCGCCGTCAAACAAGCCTCTCAAGGCCACGAATAA
- the qrcD gene encoding menaquinone reductase integral membrane subunit QrcD, whose translation MDSKLFPEGTTRCSFGQYLLWLGAVGAVLLWGVYAAFLILYNGIGVTAMDNYFGFALWITFDLAVIALGAGAFFSGFLKYILKIKQLEKIINLTVIVGFICYSGAMLVLTMDIGQPGRAWFGYWHPNVHSMLTEVIFCITCYCTVLIIEFVPLILEQKQLNRNKFIHALAHNMHVHMALFAGLGTFLSTFHQGSLGGMYGVLIGRPYAYRDGFFIWPWTFFLFVLSAVASGPVFTVLVCTAMEKITGKKLVEFKVKALMGKIAGSMLCLYLFFKYLDTWAWATGVLPRMGFTFDQMFHGVIYGKWLFWSELLVCGLLPAIMLIVPAIRNRPWLLYTAAILDCTGIVINRYVFTVQTIALPVMPFDKWYTYAPNWAEIATSAMIVAYGVMVLMLSYRYLPVFPQERELNS comes from the coding sequence ATGGATAGCAAACTCTTCCCCGAAGGCACCACGCGGTGCTCTTTCGGCCAGTACCTTCTCTGGCTCGGCGCTGTGGGCGCGGTGCTCCTCTGGGGCGTCTACGCCGCTTTCCTGATTCTCTACAACGGAATCGGCGTCACGGCCATGGACAACTACTTCGGGTTCGCCCTCTGGATCACCTTCGACCTGGCGGTCATCGCCTTGGGCGCCGGTGCCTTCTTCTCGGGCTTCCTGAAGTACATCCTTAAGATCAAACAGCTGGAGAAGATCATCAACCTGACCGTCATCGTCGGGTTCATCTGCTACTCCGGCGCCATGCTCGTCCTGACCATGGACATCGGGCAGCCCGGCCGGGCCTGGTTCGGCTACTGGCACCCGAACGTCCACTCCATGCTCACGGAAGTCATCTTCTGCATCACCTGCTACTGCACGGTCCTGATCATCGAGTTCGTCCCGCTGATCCTCGAGCAGAAGCAGCTCAACCGGAACAAGTTCATCCATGCGCTCGCGCACAACATGCACGTGCACATGGCGCTGTTCGCCGGTCTGGGCACCTTCCTGTCCACCTTCCACCAGGGTTCCCTGGGCGGCATGTACGGCGTGCTCATCGGCCGCCCGTACGCCTACCGCGACGGGTTCTTCATCTGGCCGTGGACGTTCTTCCTGTTCGTCCTCTCCGCCGTGGCTTCCGGCCCGGTCTTCACCGTGCTGGTCTGCACCGCCATGGAGAAGATCACCGGCAAGAAGCTGGTGGAGTTCAAGGTCAAGGCCCTGATGGGCAAAATCGCCGGTTCCATGCTCTGCCTGTACCTGTTCTTCAAGTACCTGGACACCTGGGCCTGGGCCACGGGCGTGCTGCCCCGCATGGGCTTCACCTTCGATCAGATGTTCCACGGCGTGATCTACGGCAAGTGGCTGTTCTGGTCCGAGCTGCTGGTCTGCGGCCTGCTGCCGGCCATCATGCTCATCGTGCCCGCGATCCGCAACCGCCCCTGGCTGCTGTACACGGCTGCCATCCTGGATTGCACCGGCATCGTCATCAACCGTTACGTCTTCACCGTCCAGACCATCGCGCTTCCGGTGATGCCGTTCGACAAGTGGTACACCTACGCTCCGAACTGGGCCGAGATCGCCACCAGCGCCATGATCGTGGCCTACGGCGTCATGGTCCTGATGCTCTCCTATCGCTACCTGCCGGTCTTCCCGCAGGAGCGCGAGCTGAACTCCTAG
- a CDS encoding acyl-[acyl-carrier-protein] thioesterase, with protein MEENTCRAAFTVRVDECGPDGKAGIGTIGNYLQEIAWRHATLLGYGREDLLRKNVAWVMTRMRILMDRYPLPGQGVAILTWPSAKDKHLAYRDFFIYDERGEIIGRCTTAWAHMDIAERKMVSFQEEGAPLPYTEDRSLEFEKRAVPRLKTPEFEVGLVSRRSDMDMNGHVNNVHFIEWALESVPLELSATSFLREMDISFRQECQAHESLTSSCGRNGSEKEWLHSVKRAEDGAELARVSTVWQRG; from the coding sequence ATGGAAGAGAACACTTGCCGGGCCGCCTTTACCGTTCGTGTGGACGAGTGCGGCCCGGACGGCAAGGCGGGCATCGGCACCATCGGCAACTATCTTCAGGAAATCGCCTGGAGGCATGCAACGCTGCTGGGCTATGGCCGCGAGGATCTGTTGCGCAAAAACGTGGCCTGGGTCATGACGCGCATGCGCATCCTGATGGACCGGTACCCCCTGCCCGGACAGGGAGTCGCCATACTGACCTGGCCTTCCGCCAAGGACAAGCATCTCGCCTATCGGGATTTTTTCATCTACGACGAGCGCGGGGAAATCATTGGACGGTGCACCACGGCCTGGGCGCATATGGATATTGCGGAGCGCAAAATGGTCTCGTTTCAGGAAGAGGGCGCGCCTCTGCCGTACACGGAAGATCGGAGTCTTGAGTTTGAAAAGCGCGCCGTGCCCCGCCTGAAAACCCCGGAGTTCGAAGTCGGGCTTGTCTCCAGGCGAAGCGACATGGATATGAACGGCCACGTCAACAATGTCCATTTCATCGAGTGGGCTTTGGAGAGCGTACCGCTGGAGCTTTCGGCCACCTCTTTTTTGAGGGAAATGGACATCTCCTTCCGGCAGGAATGCCAAGCCCATGAATCTTTGACGTCTTCCTGCGGCAGAAACGGTTCGGAAAAGGAATGGCTGCATTCCGTGAAGCGCGCTGAGGACGGCGCGGAACTGGCGCGGGTAAGTACGGTTTGGCAGCGGGGATAG